One Curtobacterium herbarum genomic window carries:
- a CDS encoding GNAT family N-acetyltransferase — protein sequence MSEDIRWEVVEESALTLTDHEAIAAMLAQAFPSWSHWYVGGRSWAGMQPERRVLGRTEDGVVLAHVGIRRMFVTVGGEDVLVGDTGLVGVSPRLQGSGVGRELMERVHDVLDGLRVPYGFLGAGEDRIPFYAHLGWHEFPEAVGTFSAFTADGAGIVETEQGGWMVRPVTARLEDWPEGPILLNGQQV from the coding sequence ATGAGCGAAGACATCCGGTGGGAGGTGGTCGAGGAGAGCGCACTGACGCTCACCGACCACGAGGCGATCGCGGCGATGCTGGCGCAGGCGTTCCCGAGCTGGTCGCACTGGTACGTCGGCGGTCGGAGCTGGGCCGGCATGCAGCCCGAGCGGCGGGTGCTCGGCCGGACCGAGGACGGCGTCGTCCTGGCCCACGTCGGCATCCGCCGGATGTTCGTCACGGTCGGGGGCGAGGACGTCCTGGTCGGCGACACCGGTCTGGTCGGTGTCTCACCCCGCCTGCAGGGCTCCGGGGTGGGTCGCGAGCTCATGGAGCGGGTGCACGACGTGCTCGACGGGCTCCGCGTGCCGTACGGCTTCCTCGGTGCCGGCGAGGACCGGATCCCCTTCTACGCCCACCTGGGCTGGCACGAGTTCCCCGAGGCGGTGGGTACCTTCAGCGCCTTCACCGCGGACGGTGCCGGCATCGTCGAGACCGAGCAGGGCGGCTGGATGGTCCGTCCGGTGACGGCCCGGCTCGAGGACTGGCCGGAGGGTCCGATCCTCCTCAACGGCCAGCAGGTCTGA
- a CDS encoding catalase: MSDQNTPTTTTNSGAPVSSDQHSMGVGADGPLALHDHYLVEKLAQFNRERIPERVVHAKGGGAFGTFTVTHDVSQYTRAAFLQPGQTTEMLARFSSVAGEQGSPDTWRDPRGFALKFYTSEGNYDLVGNNTPVFFIRDGIKFPDFIRSQKRLPGSHLRDHDMQWDFWTLSPESAHQVTWLMGDRGLPASWRNMDGFGSHTYQWVNAEGERFWVKYHFSTEQGHKTLTQEDADRIAGEDADFHIRDLHEAIERQDFPRWTLKVQVMPYDEAAEYRFNPFDLTKVWPHADYPLIEVGTMELNRNPENYFAQIEQATFAPSNFVPGIAASPDKMLLARIFSYADAHRYRVGTNHAQLPVNAPKNEVHSYSKDGGMRFDFQKSEVPVYAPNSLGGAHADPDATDDAPGWESDGTLQRSAATLHPEDDDFGQAGTLYREVLDDAARERLVGNIAGHVSKVTRDDLRERVFAYWTSVDPDLGARVRAAVAPSAPGSNEDPQKVAVEA; encoded by the coding sequence GTGTCCGACCAGAACACGCCCACCACCACGACCAACAGCGGTGCCCCGGTCTCCAGCGACCAGCACTCCATGGGAGTCGGGGCCGACGGCCCCCTCGCCCTGCACGACCACTACCTGGTCGAGAAGCTCGCGCAGTTCAACCGCGAGCGCATCCCGGAGCGTGTCGTCCACGCCAAGGGCGGCGGTGCGTTCGGTACCTTCACCGTCACGCACGACGTCTCGCAGTACACCCGTGCCGCGTTCCTCCAGCCCGGCCAGACCACCGAGATGCTCGCCCGCTTCTCGAGCGTCGCCGGTGAGCAGGGCTCGCCCGACACCTGGCGTGACCCCCGCGGCTTCGCGCTGAAGTTCTACACGTCCGAGGGCAACTACGACCTGGTCGGCAACAACACCCCGGTGTTCTTCATCCGCGACGGCATCAAGTTCCCCGACTTCATCCGCTCGCAGAAGCGCCTGCCGGGCTCGCACCTGCGCGACCACGACATGCAGTGGGACTTCTGGACCCTGTCGCCCGAGTCGGCGCACCAGGTCACGTGGCTCATGGGTGACCGCGGTCTGCCGGCCAGCTGGCGGAACATGGACGGCTTCGGTTCGCACACCTACCAGTGGGTCAACGCCGAGGGCGAGCGCTTCTGGGTGAAGTACCACTTCAGCACCGAGCAGGGGCACAAGACCCTGACGCAGGAGGACGCCGACCGCATCGCCGGCGAGGACGCGGACTTCCACATCCGCGACCTCCACGAGGCCATCGAGCGCCAGGACTTCCCGCGCTGGACCCTCAAGGTGCAGGTCATGCCCTACGACGAGGCCGCCGAGTACCGCTTCAACCCGTTCGACCTGACGAAGGTGTGGCCGCACGCGGACTACCCCCTGATCGAGGTCGGCACGATGGAGCTCAACCGCAATCCGGAGAACTACTTCGCGCAGATCGAGCAGGCGACCTTCGCCCCGTCGAACTTCGTGCCCGGCATCGCGGCCAGCCCCGACAAGATGCTCCTGGCACGCATCTTCAGCTACGCGGACGCCCACCGCTACCGCGTCGGCACGAACCACGCGCAGCTGCCCGTCAACGCCCCGAAGAACGAGGTGCACTCGTACTCGAAGGACGGCGGGATGCGCTTCGACTTCCAGAAGTCGGAAGTCCCCGTGTACGCGCCGAACTCGCTCGGCGGTGCCCACGCCGACCCGGACGCGACCGACGACGCCCCCGGCTGGGAGTCCGACGGTACGCTGCAGCGCTCCGCCGCCACCCTGCACCCGGAGGACGACGACTTCGGCCAGGCGGGCACGCTCTACCGCGAGGTCCTCGACGACGCCGCACGTGAGCGTCTGGTCGGCAACATCGCCGGGCACGTCTCCAAGGTGACGCGCGACGACCTGCGCGAGCGCGTCTTCGCCTACTGGACCAGCGTCGACCCTGACCTCGGCGCCCGCGTGCGCGCGGCCGTCGCGCCGAGCGCGCCGGGCTCGAACGAGGACCCGCAGAAGGTCGCCGTCGAGGCGTAG
- a CDS encoding Fur family transcriptional regulator, translated as MVDDTELLRGAGLRVTAPRLAALRAIETRPHTTADDLVTALAAELPTTSHQAVYGVLGALTGAGLVRRIEPAGSPARYERRTGDNHHHIVCTMCGAIGDVDCAVGHAPCLTPSETHGFAVTTAEVTYWGICEQCAAAEQSGVDSDAVAANRPEPS; from the coding sequence ATGGTCGACGACACCGAACTGCTCCGCGGAGCCGGTCTGCGCGTCACCGCGCCGCGCCTCGCCGCCCTCCGGGCCATCGAGACCCGCCCGCACACCACCGCCGACGACCTGGTCACGGCGCTCGCCGCCGAACTCCCGACGACCAGTCACCAGGCGGTCTACGGCGTCCTCGGTGCACTGACCGGCGCCGGACTCGTGCGCCGCATCGAACCGGCCGGCAGCCCCGCCCGTTACGAACGGCGGACGGGCGACAACCACCACCACATCGTCTGCACCATGTGCGGCGCGATCGGTGACGTGGACTGTGCCGTCGGCCACGCGCCGTGCCTGACGCCGTCCGAGACCCACGGCTTCGCCGTCACCACCGCAGAGGTCACCTACTGGGGGATCTGCGAGCAGTGCGCGGCAGCCGAGCAGAGCGGCGTCGACTCCGACGCCGTCGCTGCGAACCGACCCGAGCCATCCTGA